AGGTCTACCTCGACACGAAGAACATGCAGTACCTCTACCACGACGCGGAGGGGTACCACTTCATGGACACCGAGACGTACGACCAGTTCGCGCTCACCGACGAGGTGCTCGGCGACACGATGTCGTTCATCGTCGCCGAGTCGTCCGTGACGATGGACTGGTTCGAAGGGAAGCCGGTCGGCATCGAGATTCCGCCGTCGGTCGACCTCAAGGTGGTCGAGACCGCGCCGGGGATCAAGGGCGCGACCGCCTCGGCCCAGAAGAAGCCCGCCACCCTCGAGACCGGCCTCGTCGTCCAGGTCCCGTCGTTCATCAACGAGGGTGAGGTCATCCGCATCGGGACCGAGTCGGCGGACTACCTTGGGCGCGCGACCTCGTAACGGTTGATCTCCCGGAGGATCCCCGCTCTCTTCGGGCTCGCGATCCTCGCGAGCGCGCTCCTCCTCTTCGTCGCCGAGCCCATGGCGGCGAAGCTCGTGCTCCCCCTGCTCGGCGGCGCGCCCGCGGTCTGGAACGGCTGCATGCTGTTCTTCCAGGCCGCGCTCCTCGCGGGCTACCTCTACGCGCATTTTCTCGGCCGTCTCCCGGCCCGCTGGCAGGTGACGGCGCACGCGGCGGTGCTGGCGATCGGATTCTTGTCGCTCCCGCTGGCGCTCGGGTCGCGCGCCGCGGGACCGGGGACGACGCCTCCCCTCCCCTGGCTCCTCGCGACCCTCGCCGCTCTCATCGGCTTTCCCTTCTTCGCCCTCGCCGCGGCAAGTCCTCTCCTCCAGCGCTGGTATGCGCGCACCGACCTGCCCGGCGCGTCGGATCCTTACTTCCTCTACGCGGCGAGCAACGCCGGTTCGCTCCTCGGGCTTCTCCTCTATCCATTCGTGCTCGAGCCCGCGCTTCGCATCCTGACCCCGGACGCGAATCTCCTCCCTCCGCATCTGACGCCGTGGTCGCAGAGCACGCTTTGGACGGTGATGTTCGCGGGCGTCGCCGTGCTCACGATCGCGAGCGGCCTCGTGATGGTCGGCATGCGCCGGGCCGAGGTGCACCCGGCGAAGGCTTCGCCGGGAACGTGGCGCGAGCGCCTCACGTGGCTCGTCCTCGCGGCGATTCCGTCGAGCCTCGTCCTCGGCGCGACGCAGTACATCACGACCGACGTCGCCGTCGTGCCGCTGCTGTGGGTCGTCCCGCTCGGCGCCTACCTGCTCTCGTTCGTCCTGTCCTTCTCGCGGCGCACGATCGGCTCGGAGCGGTTCTGGGGGATCTCGTTCGCCGTCCTCGCGCTCGGCGGTACGCTCGGCTTCTGGGCGCTTTCGCGCCCCTACGCGTGGGCGCTCCTCATCCTCCATCCGCTCGCAGTTCTCAGCGCGGGGATGGTCTGCCACCGGCGCCTCGTCGCGATGCGGCCCCCGGCCGAGCGCCTGACCGAGTTCTACGTGTGCGTCGCCGCCGGCGGCGTCGTGGGCGGCGCGTTCAACACGGTCGTGGCACCGCTGATCTTTCCGACGGTCGTCGAGTACCCGCTCGCGCTCCTCGCGGTGTGCCGCGCGCGGCCGGAGGCGCCCGCGAAGAACGCCCAGCGCGCGCTCCTCCTCGACCTCGGCATTCCTGCCGCGATCGCCGCGGTGGCGCTCGTCCTCCAGCAGTTCGTCGCGCGGGCCAACTGGGAGGACCGCGGCAAGATCGTCCTCGTCCTGGCGGTCATCCCATGTTGCCTCGCGTTACCGCTCGTCGCGCGACCGCGACGGTTCATGATCGCGCTCGCCGCGCTCATGGCGATCGCCTGGTATCAGGGCTCGACGCAGGGAACGGTCAAGTACCGCGAGCGCACGTTCTTCGGTGTCAGCACCGTCATCGAGCGGCCCGGCATCCCGTTCACCATCCCCGACAAGAACGGCAAGCCGCAGACCTTCCGGGTGAAGTTCCAGCTCCTGAACCACAACACGACCCAGCATGGGCGGCAGTCGCTCGACCCTGCGTACCGCGAGCTGCCGACGAGCTACTACCACCGCAGCGGACCGCTCGGCCAGGTTTTCGACGCTTACGGCCCGCGTCTCCGCCAGGTCGCCGTGATCGGCGCCGGCGCCGGCACGATCGCCGCCTACGGCGAGCCTGGGCGCAGGATCACCTTCTTCGAGATCGACCCGA
Above is a genomic segment from Candidatus Polarisedimenticolaceae bacterium containing:
- the efp gene encoding elongation factor P, with protein sequence MKANEMRKGMVIRFEGNVFKILEATHRTPGNLRAFVQVKMRNVMTGLGTEQRFRSEDDVEKVYLDTKNMQYLYHDAEGYHFMDTETYDQFALTDEVLGDTMSFIVAESSVTMDWFEGKPVGIEIPPSVDLKVVETAPGIKGATASAQKKPATLETGLVVQVPSFINEGEVIRIGTESADYLGRATS
- a CDS encoding fused MFS/spermidine synthase yields the protein MISRRIPALFGLAILASALLLFVAEPMAAKLVLPLLGGAPAVWNGCMLFFQAALLAGYLYAHFLGRLPARWQVTAHAAVLAIGFLSLPLALGSRAAGPGTTPPLPWLLATLAALIGFPFFALAAASPLLQRWYARTDLPGASDPYFLYAASNAGSLLGLLLYPFVLEPALRILTPDANLLPPHLTPWSQSTLWTVMFAGVAVLTIASGLVMVGMRRAEVHPAKASPGTWRERLTWLVLAAIPSSLVLGATQYITTDVAVVPLLWVVPLGAYLLSFVLSFSRRTIGSERFWGISFAVLALGGTLGFWALSRPYAWALLILHPLAVLSAGMVCHRRLVAMRPPAERLTEFYVCVAAGGVVGGAFNTVVAPLIFPTVVEYPLALLAVCRARPEAPAKNAQRALLLDLGIPAAIAAVALVLQQFVARANWEDRGKIVLVLAVIPCCLALPLVARPRRFMIALAALMAIAWYQGSTQGTVKYRERTFFGVSTVIERPGIPFTIPDKNGKPQTFRVKFQLLNHNTTQHGRQSLDPAYRELPTSYYHRSGPLGQVFDAYGPRLRQVAVIGAGAGTIAAYGEPGRRITFFEIDPTVVRIARDPAFFTFVHDCKGDVGFVVGDGRLKIAEASDGLFDLIVVDAFNSDAIPVHLLTREALALYLRKLRPGGLIAFHLSNQNLDLVPVVDALVADAHAAGLVEQNEIDNLDQLLQGKDTSEWAVVAADKASLASLASDARWLALPVHPGAPPDKRYLWTDDYSSLFSVVESW